In Caballeronia sp. Lep1P3, a single genomic region encodes these proteins:
- a CDS encoding Fe2+-dependent dioxygenase, translating to MILSIPGVLSPQDAAAMRARLEAATDSWVDGRATAGYQGAPVKRNQQIAEGSPIARELGDTIVGALERHPLFISAVLPNRVYPPLFNRYEGGMHFGSHVDGAIRIVPGHGARVRTDVSVTLFLSRPEDYDGGELVIEDTYGVQEVKLPAGHAIVYPATSLHQVRPVTRGARVSSFFWAQSLVRDDAQRALLFDLDNSIQRLNATNGDEAAKRTLVGCYHNLLRMWSET from the coding sequence ATGATTCTCTCTATACCGGGCGTACTTTCGCCACAGGATGCCGCCGCGATGCGCGCGCGCCTCGAAGCTGCCACTGATTCATGGGTCGATGGGCGCGCGACCGCGGGTTATCAAGGCGCGCCGGTCAAGCGCAATCAACAGATCGCGGAAGGCTCGCCTATTGCGCGTGAGTTGGGCGATACGATCGTCGGCGCGCTGGAGCGGCATCCGCTTTTCATCAGCGCGGTATTGCCCAATCGCGTTTATCCGCCGCTATTCAATCGCTACGAAGGCGGCATGCATTTCGGCAGTCATGTCGATGGCGCAATACGCATCGTGCCGGGGCATGGCGCGCGCGTGCGGACGGACGTTTCAGTCACGCTTTTTCTATCGCGTCCCGAAGATTACGACGGCGGTGAACTCGTGATCGAAGACACTTACGGCGTGCAGGAAGTGAAGCTGCCGGCGGGACATGCCATCGTCTATCCGGCAACGAGCTTGCATCAAGTGCGGCCCGTGACGCGCGGCGCGCGCGTCTCGAGTTTCTTCTGGGCGCAAAGCCTAGTGCGCGACGACGCACAACGCGCACTGCTCTTCGATCTCGACAATTCCATTCAGCGTCTCAACGCGACGAACGGCGACGAAGCCGCCAAGCGCACGCTCGTAGGCTGCTATCACAACTTGCTTCGCATGTGGAGCGAGACGTGA